DNA from Leptospira harrisiae:
GGGACTCCTGCTCACTTTTTTCCGGAGAGATTTGGAATCCCATTGGAAGTTTTTTTTCTTTCTCGTTTTTTGTTTTTATTTAGTTCAATTTTTTCCAGAATTTTGGGAAGGTGTGGCTCGTTGGAAGGAAAATCCTAAGGAAGAGGTATTACTTTGGATTTCGGCTATGGGAAATTCCATCTATGTGTTTTTATTTTTTTTATGGCCTCTCGTTCTCATTCGAATTTATTATTCAGCATCCAATCACTTAAGTAAAACCTTGATCCCAATACTTGCTTATGGGACGGTTCTGTATTGGGTTTTATTTTTTCTTTGGACCATGTATTCCAAAGAGTTTAATGTTTGGCTTCATCAAATTTTCACAATAAGTAAATAAAAAGGGCATACAATGGCAGTTCCATTTATAGATATCAAAAGATTTGAACCCGGATTCCTGGACGTCTGGAATGAAAAAGTAAAGTCCATGTCGCAAAACGCACAGTTTATCGGTGGAAACGAAGTGACCGATTTGGAAACAAACCTTGCTAGCTTTGCAGAAACAAAGTATGCGATTGGTTGCGCTAATGGAACTGATGCTTTGCAATTGGCACTTCGCGCAGTGGGAGTGGGCCGAGGAGATAAGGTTTTGTTACCGGACTCAACATTCTGGGCAACCTTTGAGGCAGTTGTGAATGTAGGTGGGGATCCTTATACCATCGATACCAATCCAACAGACTTACAAATGGACTTCCAAGTATTTAAGGAAGCAGTGGAAAAAGTAAAACCGAAAGCCGCTCTTGTTGTTCATTTATACGGCTGGGGAACTGCAAAAATTGAAGAACTTCGAAAGTTCTGCAAAGAAAAAAACGTAGCTCTCATTGAAGACGGAGCACAGTGTTTTGGCGTAAAATACAACGGAAAATCTATATATAAAGATGCTCTTATCTCCACTACTTCTTTTTATCCTGCAAAGGTGTTAGGTGCTGCTGGTGACGGAGGTGCCGTATTTACCAACGATGAAGAATTGTCGGTTGTGACACGTAGGCTTGTCAACCACGGACGGACTTCTCATTACGAACATGGACTTGTGGGTTGGAACTCAAGACTTGATTCCTTGCAAGCGGCCTTTTTAAATTTATCTTTAAAACATCTGCAATCAAGAATTGATTCTCGTAAAAAATCACAAGCTGTATATTATAAAGAATTACCTGGACTTGGGATTGGTGTTATCCAGCCGCCACAAGGTTATGAGGAAAATGGTTACTGTAATGTAACTTTGGTGGACCCAGAAGTTCGTCCTAAAATAGAAGCTGTACTAAAAGACAAGGGAGTTGGATTTGGAAATATTTATCCAGGAGCCATGTCTGACCAACCAGGTGCAAAACCATACCTTATCGAACGATTTGGAAAAGATGGAAATGCTCGTAGGATTTCTAAATCCGTTCTTAACTTTCCACTATTTGCCTATATGACAGATTCAGAGCTTGAGGAAGTCTTTAGTGCGATAAAAGCGTATAACGCTAACAAATAATGGAAAAGTTTAGAGTCGGAGTATTTTTATTCTTTTTACTCATTTTGGCGGTGCTTACTTTTAGTTTGTCTAAGAGTTGGCGCCTCTATGATGATGGATATGAAGTCACAGTAGAAACTCCCGAATCTAAAGAAAAAGATAATTCTCCTGAGCCCACGGATCGTTTGGATTTGGAAGACGGGAATGGGAAAATTTATTGGAAACAATTCTTTATTTACCCACATGGGCTCGTAACC
Protein-coding regions in this window:
- a CDS encoding DegT/DnrJ/EryC1/StrS family aminotransferase, translating into MAVPFIDIKRFEPGFLDVWNEKVKSMSQNAQFIGGNEVTDLETNLASFAETKYAIGCANGTDALQLALRAVGVGRGDKVLLPDSTFWATFEAVVNVGGDPYTIDTNPTDLQMDFQVFKEAVEKVKPKAALVVHLYGWGTAKIEELRKFCKEKNVALIEDGAQCFGVKYNGKSIYKDALISTTSFYPAKVLGAAGDGGAVFTNDEELSVVTRRLVNHGRTSHYEHGLVGWNSRLDSLQAAFLNLSLKHLQSRIDSRKKSQAVYYKELPGLGIGVIQPPQGYEENGYCNVTLVDPEVRPKIEAVLKDKGVGFGNIYPGAMSDQPGAKPYLIERFGKDGNARRISKSVLNFPLFAYMTDSELEEVFSAIKAYNANK